TCAAGCTCTAATGAACCAAACTTTCAAACCTTTTTTGAGAAAATTTGTATTACTTTTCTTTGATGATATATTGGTTTACAGCCAGGATATTGATCAGCATTTGGTTCATCTTGAGaaggttttaaaaattttaaaggATCAACAGTTATTTGCAAAGAAATCAAAATGTTGTTTTGGTGGACAATAAGTGGAATACTTGGGTCACATAATCAACAAAGATGGGGTGGCCACAGATCCTAAAAAATTGAGGCAGTTCAGGGATGGCCAACTCCTTTGAATGTTAAGCAGCTTAGAGGGTTCTTGGGGTTGGCTAGGTATTACAGAAAATTCATAAGGTCCTTTGGTGTGATTGCAAAGCCACTGACTGAATTAACAAAGAAAGACTCTTTTAAGTGGAATGACAGGGCCCAACAAGCTTTTTATCAGTTGAAACATGCATTAACTGAGGCTCCTGTCTTAGCACTGCCTGATTTAACTAAACCTTTCATCATAGAGACTGATGCCTCAGGGAAAGGAATTGGGGCAGTCTTAATACAAGATAACCATCCCCTGGCTTTTTCAGTAAAGCCTTATGTCCTAGACAAATGGTTTTATCTGTTtatgaaaaagagttactagccaTAATAATGGCCATTAAACAATGGCATTATTTTGTGGTTGTTAAGCCTTTTATTATAAGGACAGACCAGAAAAGCCTAAAACATTTACTAACACAAAAAATTACCACACCCTTACAACATTCTTGGCTATCTAAACTGATGGGTTACAACTATGAGATTCAATATAAAAAAGGGGTTGAAAACGTGGCTGCAGATGCCCTATCAAGAGTTGAGAGTTCCACTGTTTATACTATGGTAATGTCATCCTTTGACCCATTACTATTGAAAGATATAAAGGACAGTTGGGAACATGATCCAGTGGTTCAAAATGTTATTCAGAAGTTGTTACAAGGGGAAGAGGTCCATCATTATAGTTGGCATGATGGGTTATTAAAAAGAAAGCAGAAATTAGTGATAGGGGCAAATCTGGAATTAAGGAAAAAGCTTATTGAAATATGCCATTCTTCCTCCATGGGTGGACACAGTGGGGTGCATGCCACACACCGAAGGTTAAAGAGTTTGTTTTATTGGAAGGGTCAGACTAAGCACATTAAAGAGTTTATAAGGGCTTGCAATGTCTGTCAACAAGCTAAGTATGACAGTTCTGCATACCCTGGCTTAATAAAGCCATTACCTATTCCAACTGAGGTATGGTCTGATATAAGCATGGATTTTATATCTGGTCTTCCAAAATCAAAAGGTAAAGAGGTGATCTTTGTGGTAGTTGATAGGCTAACCAAATACAGCCATTTTATGGCTTTATCACACCCTTTTACTGCTGCACAAGTGGCTCAGTTATTCCTTGACAATGTCTATAAGCTGCATGGGTGGCCTTCCACTATCACTTCTGACAGAGACCCTATCTTCTTAAGCCATTTTTGGAAGGAATTCACAAGGTTACAAGGGGTGTCTTTGGCCTTATctacagcatatcaccctcagtcTGTTGGCCAGACTGAGGTAGTCAATAGATGTGTTGAGACTTATTTGAGATGCATGACAATGGAGAGGCCCAGCTCTTGGATGAAATGGTTATCTTTGGCAGAATTTTGGTACAACACTAACTATCACACAGCCACTCATACAACTCCATTCCAGGCCTTGTATGGCTATGCTCCACCCTTACATGTACCCTATGTGCACAGAGATTCCATGGTTGCTGCTGTGGATGACTTTATGATCAGTAGGGAAGAAACAATCAGGCTGTTGAAACAATCACTTGAAAAGGCTCAAAATAGACTAAGACAACAGGCAAATAAACACAGGTCTGATAGGGTCTTTGCAGTGGGAGATTGGGTATTTTTGAAGTTACAGAACTATGTTCAGAGTTCTATAAGGGGTCATGCCTATAGCAAGTTATCACCTAAATACTATGGACCTTACTTGGTGGTTCAAAAGGTGGGTGCAGTAGCATATAAGCTTGACTTACCCGATGATGCTAATATACACCCCACATTTCATGTTTCACTACTGAAGAAGGCAACAGGTCCTCCCACTACAGTTATTCCTATTCCAAAGGGCCATAGATTTTCTTTGAAACCTGAAAAAGTTTTGGAATCAAGAGTTGTCAGGAGGGGCAACAGAGCTGCAGGTCAAGTATTGATTAAGTGGACTGGCTTGCCAGATTCAGATGCTACATGGGAATTCAGAGATGAATTGCAGCCGAGGTTTCCAGATTTCCAGTTGGATGATCTTTGAGGACAAAATGTCAAGAACAGGGGACTATTGATGTGTAAAGATAACGTTTAGAAAGCTCAGGGGTcattgtgtaaaatgtaatagtGTGTGTATGAGTATTGTAATAAGGACTGAAAGTGTAATAAAGTCATAGTATAGGGACCTATAGGATAGGCGGGCAATAGTTTGAAAGTTTGTTATTGTCTGTTATTTCGGTTATATAACCGGTGATCAAGAATGAATGAAGCAAGCTTGTTTTGGTCTAAACTCTCCCCCTCTCTAAGTTTCTCTTTCTAAAACACAGCTCATCAAAGGATAAACGAGGCGTACGAGTTCGACGGATTTCGACGAGAAGAATAAGGTGTGATTCTAGGTATCTTGAAGAAAAAGGTTCAAATTACCCTGGTGATGCcttgtttcttcattggcgctcTCTGTTGGAAAATTCAATACTTCAAACAAGCAGTATCCCATTGGATCAAGATTGATTATATGTTTTGGACCCTGATTCTATACTAAAATCTGGATTTTCGTCATTTATCTGTTTTCAAATTGCCAATCGAtctaaaaatgttttttttatctatatgaataaataaaactaaataatttttatttatatatctaTATGAATAGATAAAATTTTATTGTCATCTATTACAATTTTATACTAAAATCTGGATTTTCGTCATCTATCTGTTTTCAAATTACCAATCGAtctaaaaatgttttttttatctatatgaataaataaaactaaataatttttatttatatatctcTATGAATAGATAAAATTTTATTGTGGATTGTGCCACGAGCCCTTCCCGCGTGCCACACGGCATAATTGAAACCGTGAACACAAAGATATTGCAAAAAGAAAAAGAGGTACAATGATAACACGTGATgttatttttttgtcttttaatCATTGTAGGCATAGCTTGGGTTCGCTAATAAtagtaatttaaaattaaaaaaaaatcgaattttaCAATAATTATAAGGAATATTATAACATAAATATTTAATTCGAAGTTTTATATTAAATATAAGGAATCTTGGAACATTAAAATTAAAACTACGAAGCAACAAAAACATGCAATAGAACTTGTATATTGTGCTttatgagtttttcaaaaaaaaaaaacttgattttttacttttagtcCAAAGATTTTTGCCTTTTGCACATTTAACCCTAcacaatttgtttttttaactttaacacaaaactttcattatttgcaatttataATTTCACAACTTTTGTCGCTTTtagttttcatctttcgcaaattttcgttttacgtatagttctaaatttttcgagttaatacgacgcaacgtacgactgtggttcaacttttttatattttgtttcaaattttgcaagttaacacggcgcaacgtgcatgtgtggttgaacgtttttacctctattgtTTCATGTTGACAGGTTCGTCACAGCACGCATATCCtgggtcgagtcagtgttggtggtcgatgacggttgtgtggcattagtactatttgacaccgttttacaccctgccgcaacgcggggtgtgctttgggggttttcaaagaaaaaatagttatgcataaggttgttgtaaccttggctttggaggatttccaaaaaaaattgattttttttttacattccACCCACAGGTAGttcataaattatttttaacccaaaactatttgttttttttttacttttaacccaaaactttttttatcttttgcaatctatcctcataactttttttactttcaactttagtcctttatagtagttttcattttccgcaaaatTTTCGCTTTATCCTCATAGtcctttttttactttttttatcttttgcaatctatcctcataactgAAGAATTGAGGAAAGAATATGAAGAGGGTCCCCCTTATCTAGAATTTTGATTAAATTAATGTGTCCAATTTGGGTTTAGGCTTCTTGAATTGTTTACGTTTGATTAAACATCGGAATGTGTGTAACAGGCATTAAACACGTGTAACTAGCACTGGTTACTCGTGCAAATCCGGTTTCGTGTCGAGTGCTGCTTTCAGTGCATACCAGGCTGGGTTACGCGTGTCCCAGACCGGATACGCGTAACTAAAGTAAAAACGTGTAATAGACGCCGCAAGTGTAATTGACGCCTGAACGCCCATAGCACAGTATCAGTAGGAGTGCTACTGGAACAAAATCGGAGACGCCATAGGCCACCAAATTCCTACTGCTGTTTGGTTAAAAGAGGAACAAAAAGGCAGCTGTCGCTAATCGTTACGTGCTGCCGGATGGAGTCTAGGGTGTGTCGTTCAAGTGGTCTAGGCAGATACGGTCTGCGGCTGAACTGGTATGCTAGTTCCAGTTTGATATGTTCGTTGTGGCTGTTGTGCTTCATATATGGCAGTCATAAATTCGTACACTTGCTTTCTATGTTTACGAATCGCTTCAATGTTTTCTGCAATAATATAGGTATCTTACACAATGTGAAAACATATCTTTATAGTACATTGTTTGAAGTTTGAACTTGGCAAAACTTATATTCTATGGGGTTAAGAAAATGGTAGTGCAGATGTTGCATCATATCCTTCTTTATGCTTTAAATTTTATCGAGGAAAATGATATTGGGCTTGTCAGTGCAACAAAGTGTAAATGAGAGGATGATTGTGTGGTGAGTTATTATAGTTTCCGGTTTAGGGTTTTAAATCGTTAGAAACAACGCTGTTATTTTCGTTAACGTACCCTGTTAGGCGTAGGCACAGTCACCGGAATGCGCGTAACAGTCATTAAACACGTGTAACTGGCACTGTTTACTCGTGCAAAGCCAGTTTCATGTCGAGTGCTGCGTTCAGTGCTTACCAGGCTTGGTTACGCGCGTGTCCCAGACCGGATACGCGTAACTAGAGTAAAAACGCGCAATAGACGCTGCAAGTGTAATTGACGCCTGAACACCCGTAGCACAATAGCAGTAGGAGTGCTACTAGAACAAAATCAGTCTGTATGCAGGCTTAAGATCTTGTTTAAGTATCCAGACATGAATTTGTTATTTTTAGCCGATAGATATACATAGAATAtgattattatttatttgttCGTGATTTCTATTCATCAGAGATACCCTTTAAATAGGGAGAAATACAATGAGCCCCTATCGATATTTTAGGACTagatatacataaaaaatagGACTAGATATACATAATaatacaaataaataataatCCTATTCTATGTATATCTATCGGCTAAGAGTTATAACACTGTGATTGCAAACTGACATGATTTTGCAGGTTCATTTCCTTTTCTTGAAGATAAACTTGGGTCTGAAGTCGGTAGTGCACAACCGTTGCAGCCTAATACAGAAGAATTAATAAAAGCTTTAGAAGATGTGCATCTTGGCTACTTGTTGTCACACTTCAGTGGTCTTGATACAACCAATGAATGGTCCAGTGTTCTTTCACTTGGCGAGCAGCAACTTGCTTTTGCATGTTTGTTGCTTTCTAGACCAGACCTGGTTCTCTTGGATGAATCCACCAGTGCTTTAGATGAAGCAAATGAGGTACCTTTGATTAATTATATtctaagtagttaatgcggtaaaaaaatcggatatcgatcaaggaccgatatttgagatatcggtggTAATTGCGGTGGGAtattggtaattttaatatcatgctgaTAACCAGGGGGCCGATAACCGATATATATCGGCGATATATCGGcgatattaactacatagatGATATTATATTACAGTTAGAAAATGGGTGAAGGGTCAAAGTCAAATATTCATTGAAAATATGACCATAAATGGTTGTTGTGTTTGCAGGCTCACTTGTATGACAAAATAAACGCAGCAGGAATCACATATATAAGTATTGGGCACCAAACAAGCCTTCGTAAATTCCATAAAAAGGCCTTGCGGATATCATCGATGGATCTGGACTCTAACCCGCTGAACTGGTGCATAGAACCTTGTAAGAAGGCTCGAACATTGATTCTTAAATGATTTTTCAAACTCAAACCCTATGATCCTCAATTGTAAGGTTTCGTGGGTACAGGGTCGAACAAGGACTTACCGTGCTTAGTTACATGGTTTTGAATTATTAGATAACAGTTTGTTAATTGTATCTTTGTGTAATATTTATATTCTTCCATCTGTAATTGAGGAGATCATCAAGAGTTAAATCATTCAGGTTCCTTTGTTATCATGATCATGCCATTAATGGCATTAACAGACTGTATACTCCTGTTGAACATGTGGTTGAATTTTGAATCAAGAAAGTTTAACATGATTTTATTTACTTTAAACTAGAAGATACCAAAGTGAATCTCATATTGTATCATTAATAGAAATACAAATTCATTTTCATAGTTTCAATATCCCATCTTTAGATTACTTTAGGTTTAGATTAGATTGTACCTCGCATAAAATGGCAGTAAAGTTTTGTAAAGAAAAGTAGCAAGATCTGCTACTTAAACTAATATCTTTGAGTACAATAAATTTGAATTAACTTGAAGTCAAAATCAAATAATTacaattaaaataaaattaattaacaAATACTAATCGAGTCGAGCCCAAGCCGACgacgagcttgaaaaattacttACGAGCCGAGCTCGAGGTTTTAAAATCAAAGCTTGAatcgagctgagctcgagctttcatatgttaaacaaGCTTGAGCCTGGTTGAGCTCGAGCTCGGATCGTTTGCACCCCTAGCACAATTCCTGCATGATGGGACACAAGTTTAGGTTGGATGAAATGGAGTTTAATTTGTTATTGAAGATAAAAGAATGTTTTAAAGAAGACGAGAATATGTgggttatttttattttagtattaCTTAAAAGGATATAATAGTAAAATTGTcactttcctttcttttcctatCTACTCGGGAATGCAAAAAAATGtttattttcctttctttcctTTCGTTTACTTGAAACTCTGAAACACACAATAATTTTTATTTGTTCCTTTCTTTTCTCTACTAAACtctatttcttttcttttctttcttttattaAACTCGGGAACACAGCGTCACTTATCAATTGGAGTGATGTTGTGTGTTTCTATATAAAAAAGTGGTGTTCTTTTGCTATAATTTTCTTTCCTTTGTTGTACTCTTGGATTTTTATGGCTGCCTAGCAACTTGCTGGGTTTGTCTTTAATATACTCAAGCCTtccatttttatttatcaaatatcaacaagtttttatttttattttttaacaaacaTCATATTAGTTCACTAAATAATTGGTATCTATCACTTGTAATACTATATCTATCATCCACTAGTATAATCAACCCTGTCGGTATAAATTTGAATTTGTGCGTTTTACGTCGGTTCACGTTTGTCTTTGACTTCGCTTTACATCATGTAGCTATATAAATTGGCAATTTTGTTTTACGATTTTTATCGGTTTCGGTTGATGTTTGCTTACTACTTAGCGCTGGACGGGGGTTAGCCAAACGAATTCCCACCATGTAGCGCGAGGTGTTTTTGCTAGTTTATATACATGTTAAAACAAAAGGTTGGTGATTGTTACATCACAACCAGCGCTTTTGTTTatataaagagtaaactgccattttggtctatgaggtttggtcacttttgccattttaatccaaaactcaaactttttgcatctgggtccctgtagTTTCAGTTtcattgccattttggtccaaaagtgaaatcaagtcatatttatcttataaaattaTGCTATTTTATCCTTTTCCTCaagggcaaaatgatcattttacATATActttttgttttcgattttttaaactttgttttattattattattattattattattattattattattattattattattattattattattattattattattattattattaactagtTACACCCAACTCCACCATTATCTCTCCCTCAGATGTTAAAACCCAGTTGCAAGAAATACATACAGATTGTATAATCTCAAGGTTCAATTCCTCCGGCGTCAACATATCGGCGCTAGGGTTTGGAGGTGAGAGATGGTCGCCGGAAGTGGAGACGATGGGGACGAATTCGATTAGCATCTCGCCGAAGCTGACGATTAAACCTCCATTGTTGGTGACCATTTTTGACTGAGAAGAAAAGTTGCAGGAAATTTGAAGAAGAGGGTTTGGAGGTGAGAAATGGTCGCCGAAAGTGGAGAGTTCTCTGGCCAACTCCGGCGAGCACCCTATCCGCTCACCGCCAAACCTTCCAATTGGTTTCCAAAACCCATATCAATCAAAGATTACGGAACAATAATTGCTGTATAAACCTAATCGATATCACACACATTTTCGGTCCCTCGAAATTTCTTTTGAGAACTGAACACTCACAATTTGTTTCCGTCCCTTGAAATCGCATTCTGTTCTGATCATTACCACCGCTGCCACCGCTACAAGTTTTCCGGCAAAGCGCCGGTATCGATGCAAGCATCGATTTGAGGTAATAATCCTATCAACCTACTCGTTTTAGTTACCGAATTAAAGCTCTTTTGTTCAAACACTTAGTTGTGTAAGCATTAaacgcaagtttgaaatttagattgGAATTGAATCATTGATTACCGACTGCTAATGTGGAATACTAATTTTGGGtttggaggagagagaaagagagatagAGGGgtctttaaataaaataaaaaataaaaaaatgaccATTTTATCCCTGAGAAGAAGGACAAATATCAGaatttttttttgagaaattGGAGCTGACTTTACATTTGGaataaaatggcaataaaattgaaaccacagggacccagatgcaaaagatttgagttttggactaaagtgtcaAAAGTGATCAAACCTTAGGGatcaaaatgacagtttacttaTATATAAAAGATATGTTTGTGTAAACAAATTTAAAGTGACAGTGCGTTACAGGGTTTGTGCTTCTCCTCttaaggccatccgtagtcataaaccCCCTTGTGGGGCGTTATACGACACGTGTCATGCCACGTCACacgggggctttatggggcgttatatcactagagctcgtagtcataaagcccctacccatcattacctaattattaattttcaattttaataattaattataaaaaccttgcttgtttgtgattggtCCAAACTTTGAAAACATCCCCCATACTCGGCGCTATATGCATGGCGCCTCCCCTTTTTTTGTCTTATAAAGCCCTTCGTAGTGGTGTATGGGGCTTTATAGGAGCTTTATGTGGGTGCATAGCGCCCCACTACACACAGTCTAAGGAAGAGGTTGGGAGTTTGATTCTTGTCTCCAtttatttttgagtaaattacaagttttgtcctttatctttacagcaaatttcaggcgctgtcctttaggcAAAAAGTTGACcggcggtgtcctttatgtttcaaaatcttgcaagttttgtcctttagaccaaaccatgttagaaatctcagttaaaatatctcatgtgcaaggcacatgagggtaaaatggtcattttccTCGCACCCCTTTCAATTCCCTCTTTATAGCCCATACCAACCCCTGAATTCAGCTTCTAAACACACTCGCTGTCCCTCATCTTTCAGAGTTAGGGTTTTTAACGTCAACAGCTGATTAATGTCAACGGTGGTTGAACCATGTTGACGGATAAGCTTTAAAGCTGTCTGACCACCGATACCTATAATTTTACAAAAATGTATTATTAACAGGccacaaaaccaaaaaaaaaaaaaaaaaaaaacttaaagtGAAAATATCGGTGTAAGTAATGATATAATTTATGTATTACCTTTAATGCTGTCACAATAATCACACCCACATAGAATGCACAAATCAATGAATTGATCCATTGTCAGGTTAAGTTCCTCCAAAACCTGATAAAATCAGCACGTCAATGTTATTAGTAATAACACAGAAAAGTAGTAAACAGATCATAATTgcaatttattttgtttttagcaCCTTTGAAACATCAAACTCCATCACATGGGTCTTTCTTGAGCTCGGGTCCATTAAATGACGAAGAAATTTGGGTGCTCCAAAAGTAAGAGAATCCATATCTTCGGATGCAACAACATAGACCTCGCAAAACAAATGAATAAGTTAATGTATGATTTAATACTTTTGTGAAAGTCAAAATAGAGAGTTAGGGTTTTTATTCAGGGGTTGGTGTGGGCTATAAAGAGGGAATTGAAAGGGGTGCGAggaaaatgaccattttaccctcatgtgccttgcatatGAGGTattttaactgagatttctaacctAGTTTAgtctaaaggacaaaacttgcaaaattttgaaacataaaggacaccgcctgtcaactttttgcctaaaggacagcgcctgaaatttgttgtaaagataaaggacaaaacttgtaatttactctttattttttCTCAAATACTCTTTTAGTTTTATGTTCTGATACTCACATATGACTCTGTACTTACTAAAATTAATATATGATTCTTGACTTTGTGAAATTAGTTATTTACGTATAAtttgaaatttatttatttactttattataaaaataaaggttAATTCCTACACTTTCTAAATTGACACCTACATTCCTTATCTTTTAAGACCCCCCGTAacggggcgttttttttaaaaaaatttgcaAAAAAACGCCGGATAACGCCGGAacccccattacatggggcgtttccgggcgttttttttgaaaaaaaatggtgGTGGCGTGGTTTTAAAAACGCTGAACAATGGTTTGAATGCCCAATCAATTGAGGACatgtgggtttagagagagagatggggttgTGGCCGGATTTTTTGGCCGGATTTTTGGCCGGATTTTTGGCCGGATTTTCTGGGTTTGCAGGGTTTGCAGAAGGGAAGAAGAATGggaatgaagaagaagaaaggtttttttttaaaactttgaTATTGACACTTAGGCCCCTATACTTTTAAACTTTATTATTTtctgtatttttattttactttctgttttttattttctgtatttttattttctttatttttaagttctgtttttaatattttagtattgtatttttttatgttttaaattaaaaaaaataattaggaaatgattgcatgggcattatttgaataatgccccactacaccattttatggtataatgccccttgctgactgggctgccacatggcgcaaaacgccccatggagGGGGCattataatgtttaaccattacGCATGGTCTAAGTAGGTTACACATTCACCTTTAATTTGACACCGCAACGTTTAACACATTATTCTACTTTTTTTTTTATCTATGCTTAATCACGTGAATGTCTAAATTACTTTTAAGACTTTACATCGTTATCTAcattacttttacgactttacaccgCAACAAACGGGACATGCTCTTTTTATCTATGTCTAATGACGCTAATGTCACAAACATAACGTCTGTCACGTGCATGCACCACACGTTAATGTCATCATCGTACATTGTAACTGCAATGCCTATATTGGTTACACTGAGTTAGATCAGATAGGTCAAAACACGCGTTTAACGCATGACATAGCGTGTCGCCATCTATAAATAACTTAGAGGTCGTCGCCGCAACGCACGACCTATGGTAACGATCTAAATTTAAATATAATACAAAAttgaaagagtaaactgccattttggtccttgtggtttgggcactttttccattttagtccaaatctcaaactttttacatctgggtccctgtggtttgcattttgttgccattttagtccaaaatccaaaaaccctctgttttgactgttgaaaactgattattttgtcctttagtacatgggcattttggtcattttttagATTTCATTTGTTGTGAATTCATTTaagtgtttagttttttttagcaatAAAACCCAGATCAACTCtatctctcttctctctctctatagcaccaccaccaccgccacctcctccctctctctctcttctctctctctctctctatagcaccaccaccaccgccacctcctcccccttCTCACCACCGCCACTCCGGCGTCGTCCCATCCAACAGTCACACCTGTATGTTCAGgagattagagagagagagagagagaggagagagaaaggAACTCCGATGACGGCGGCTCCGCCGCTATGACGACAGTGTTGGTGAAATTGATGATGATCGATGACTGAGGTTTTTGGTTATGATGATAAATCGCTGAAGTTGtcgatgatgaagatgaacaGCTGATTGATTGATGCTGATGAAGGAGGTT
The Helianthus annuus cultivar XRQ/B chromosome 6, HanXRQr2.0-SUNRISE, whole genome shotgun sequence genome window above contains:
- the LOC110864030 gene encoding ABC transporter D family member 2, chloroplastic-like gives rise to the protein MESRVCRSSGLGRYGLRLNWYASSSLICSLWLLCFIYGSHKFVHLLSMFTNRFNVFCNNIGSFPFLEDKLGSEVGSAQPLQPNTEELIKALEDVHLGYLLSHFSGLDTTNEWSSVLSLGEQQLAFACLLLSRPDLVLLDESTSALDEANEAHLYDKINAAGITYISIGHQTSLRKFHKKALRISSMDLDSNPLNWCIEPCKKARTLILK
- the LOC110864031 gene encoding flap endonuclease 1-like, which produces MDSLTFGAPKFLRHLMDPSSRKTHVMEFDVSKVLEELNLTMDQFIDLCILCGCDYCDSIKGIGGQTALKLIRQHGSTTVDINQLLTLKTLTLKDEGQRVCLEAEFRGWYGL